A genomic segment from uncultured Marinifilum sp. encodes:
- a CDS encoding SprT family zinc-dependent metalloprotease, whose translation MPEKLIKLENIGVISLRSDKRFRRLSIRMAPNKGIWINLPPGVSHQEAIDFAILNQEWIKKNKYKKELKESEKTIFNKETVFQTKYHQLKINSGNVESFTSRLSNGILQITYPEQINVENEKFQEFVRHSIVETLRREAKYYLPKRIQHLANLHNFKYTSVQIKNTKSRWGSCTHENKINLSLHLMRLPEDLSDMVILHELCHTKVKNHSQEFWDLLAQYCPNLKRKRNQIKKFSINII comes from the coding sequence ATGCCCGAAAAATTAATAAAACTTGAAAACATAGGAGTTATTAGCTTAAGAAGCGATAAACGATTCAGACGCTTATCTATCCGTATGGCTCCGAATAAAGGAATATGGATTAATTTACCTCCTGGAGTTTCTCATCAGGAAGCAATTGATTTTGCCATATTAAACCAAGAGTGGATTAAAAAAAATAAATACAAAAAAGAATTAAAGGAAAGCGAAAAAACAATATTTAATAAGGAGACAGTATTTCAAACAAAGTATCATCAATTAAAGATTAATTCGGGTAATGTAGAGTCATTTACTTCTCGCTTATCAAATGGGATTTTACAAATCACATATCCTGAGCAAATTAATGTTGAAAATGAAAAATTTCAGGAATTTGTTAGACATTCAATTGTAGAAACATTGCGTAGAGAAGCTAAATATTATCTACCCAAAAGAATTCAACATCTAGCCAATCTTCATAATTTTAAATATACTTCGGTACAAATTAAAAATACAAAAAGCAGATGGGGATCATGTACTCATGAGAATAAAATTAATTTAAGTTTACATTTAATGCGTCTTCCCGAAGACCTTTCCGACATGGTAATATTGCATGAGCTTTGTCATACTAAAGTGAAAAATCACTCGCAAGAATTTTGGGATTTATTAGCCCAATATTGTCCCAACTTAAAGCGTAAGCGAAATCAAATAAAGAAATTCTCTATAAATATTATTTAA
- a CDS encoding MerR family transcriptional regulator, which translates to MSKYSIKDLEKITGVKAHTIRIWERRYGVIQPERTETNIRLYSDNDLRKLINISMLNSTGIKISHLAKLSSIDLEARILEISRTDKKNGFHIEKLTLATVNFNEELFESVLTKSILESGMEQTITSVLFPFFERIGVLWQVGSINPAQEHFISNLIRQKLFASINSLSGKALANAPKVILYLKEGELHEAGVLFYNYILRKNGFHSLYLGQDLPFKDLMAAVQTYQPNYIISSFISPMKLDDLNSYLLNLDKAFSDIKVLVTGLQLKQKSVIIPKRFKLITSPEKLKELLQLL; encoded by the coding sequence ATGAGCAAATATTCCATAAAAGATCTCGAAAAAATTACAGGAGTAAAAGCTCATACCATTAGGATATGGGAAAGAAGATATGGTGTAATTCAGCCCGAAAGAACAGAAACAAATATTAGGTTATATTCTGATAATGATTTGCGGAAATTGATAAATATTTCCATGCTTAATTCTACAGGTATTAAGATTTCTCATCTGGCTAAACTTAGCAGTATAGATTTAGAAGCAAGGATTTTAGAAATATCCAGAACTGACAAAAAAAATGGTTTTCATATCGAAAAATTAACTTTGGCAACTGTTAATTTTAATGAAGAATTGTTTGAGTCAGTTCTAACAAAATCGATTTTAGAAAGTGGTATGGAGCAGACTATAACATCTGTACTTTTTCCATTTTTCGAAAGAATTGGTGTATTATGGCAAGTTGGGTCTATAAATCCGGCACAGGAACATTTTATTTCAAATCTTATCCGACAAAAATTATTCGCATCTATTAATTCCTTATCGGGTAAAGCTCTTGCTAATGCACCAAAAGTTATTCTTTATCTTAAAGAAGGAGAATTACATGAAGCTGGAGTACTTTTTTACAATTACATTCTTCGTAAAAACGGATTTCATAGTTTATATTTAGGACAAGATTTGCCTTTTAAAGATTTAATGGCTGCTGTGCAAACTTACCAACCTAATTACATCATAAGCTCTTTTATTTCACCAATGAAATTAGATGATCTAAATTCATATTTATTAAATTTAGATAAAGCTTTTTCGGATATTAAAGTATTAGTAACAGGTTTACAATTAAAGCAAAAGAGTGTAATTATACCTAAGCGCTTTAAATTAATCACTTCGCCTGAAAAACTAAAGGAACTTTTACAGTTGTTATAG
- a CDS encoding histidinol-phosphate transaminase, which yields MLHGHGDDGYKFTHDIVANFSTNVWYGGYSQNLKNHLIVNWNKIDSYPESSAESLVTMIADDLSVDKNMIIATNGATESFYLIAQCFKNQSSTIIIPTFSEYEDACNVNNHKLFFMNWSELNSNSNFKSKLVWICNPNNPTGFILKKNDLKSLLIRNKNVKFIIDEAYIDFTDYIDSSIDLIYDHENLIIVKSLTKNFAIPGLRLGYLLANKQLVQDIEFYKPPWTVNSLAIEAGKYLIEHKSEILPPVNYYKSASKKFQENLNNISGLKIHASKTSYFLIELEKSTSLELKNYLISNFGILVRDASNFRGLNSSFIRVATLSEEKNQLLIEALQKWSKLN from the coding sequence ATGTTACACGGACACGGAGACGACGGATATAAGTTTACACATGATATTGTAGCTAATTTTAGCACAAATGTTTGGTATGGTGGTTATTCTCAGAATTTAAAGAATCATTTAATAGTTAATTGGAATAAAATTGATTCTTACCCCGAATCATCAGCCGAAAGTCTTGTTACAATGATTGCTGATGATTTAAGTGTGGATAAAAACATGATAATAGCTACAAATGGTGCTACCGAATCTTTTTATCTTATTGCTCAATGTTTTAAAAATCAATCATCTACAATAATTATTCCTACTTTCTCCGAATACGAGGATGCTTGTAATGTTAACAATCATAAGCTTTTCTTTATGAATTGGAGTGAGTTAAATTCTAATTCAAACTTTAAGTCTAAATTGGTGTGGATATGTAATCCTAATAACCCTACTGGTTTTATTTTAAAAAAAAATGATCTTAAATCTCTTTTGATAAGAAACAAAAATGTAAAATTTATTATTGATGAAGCCTATATAGATTTTACCGATTATATTGATTCATCAATAGATTTGATTTATGATCATGAAAATTTGATCATTGTAAAATCATTAACGAAAAACTTTGCAATTCCGGGCTTGAGATTGGGATATTTGCTTGCCAATAAGCAATTGGTACAGGATATTGAATTCTACAAGCCTCCATGGACGGTTAATTCGCTGGCAATTGAGGCTGGAAAATACTTAATTGAGCACAAAAGTGAAATATTGCCACCTGTAAACTATTATAAATCAGCATCAAAAAAATTTCAAGAAAATTTAAATAATATTTCAGGCTTAAAAATTCATGCCTCAAAAACTTCCTATTTTTTAATCGAACTAGAGAAAAGTACCTCTTTAGAGCTAAAAAATTACCTTATTTCCAATTTTGGAATATTGGTTAGAGATGCAAGTAACTTTCGCGGATTAAATTCGTCTTTTATTCGTGTTGCAACTTTAAGTGAAGAAAAAAATCAATTGTTAATTGAAGCACTGCAAAAATGGAGCAAATTAAATTAA
- a CDS encoding bifunctional adenosylcobinamide kinase/adenosylcobinamide-phosphate guanylyltransferase, with the protein MIHLITGGQRSGKSKLAEDIILSKTNNPVYLATSRVWDENHAKRIEAHKKRRGNQWLNIEEEKFLSNHDFSGKIVLLDCITLWLNNFFFDNGDNDELTLNQCINELDKLFSQSCDLIIVSNELGLGGSPENKLAYRFNDLQGSINQYIAKKADLVTLVISGIPVEIKNTL; encoded by the coding sequence ATGATTCACCTAATTACTGGCGGACAAAGATCTGGAAAAAGTAAACTTGCCGAAGATATTATTCTTTCAAAAACAAATAATCCTGTTTATCTAGCTACATCCAGAGTTTGGGACGAAAATCACGCCAAGAGAATCGAAGCTCATAAAAAAAGAAGAGGAAATCAATGGCTTAATATCGAGGAAGAAAAGTTTTTGAGTAATCATGATTTTTCGGGGAAAATAGTTTTACTCGATTGTATTACTTTATGGCTAAATAATTTCTTTTTTGATAATGGAGATAATGATGAGCTTACCCTTAATCAATGTATTAATGAGTTAGATAAACTATTTTCACAAAGTTGCGACCTTATTATAGTAAGCAATGAATTGGGTTTGGGCGGAAGTCCGGAAAATAAATTAGCTTATCGTTTTAATGATTTGCAAGGATCAATAAATCAGTACATTGCTAAAAAAGCTGATCTTGTTACTCTTGTAATTTCAGGTATTCCTGTCGAAATTAAAAACACGCTTTAA
- a CDS encoding helix-turn-helix transcriptional regulator: MIKNRIVQLINSESLTSSKFADKIGVQRSSISHILSGRNKPSFDFIQKTINSFPHVNVDWIITGNGEMYKQQENSSLFDVTATPEQKEESSPTYYPPKLKKDNSKSASTPDPVLEMNAFVPGKQIEKVVVFYTDKTFREYNPS, from the coding sequence ATGATTAAAAATCGAATCGTTCAATTAATAAATAGCGAAAGTCTAACTTCCTCAAAGTTTGCCGATAAAATAGGCGTTCAGCGTTCTAGTATCTCACATATTCTTTCTGGTAGAAACAAACCCAGCTTCGATTTTATTCAAAAAACCATAAATTCCTTCCCTCATGTAAACGTAGATTGGATAATTACAGGAAATGGTGAAATGTATAAACAGCAGGAAAATAGCTCTTTATTTGATGTAACAGCCACTCCAGAACAAAAAGAAGAGTCATCGCCAACTTATTATCCACCTAAATTAAAAAAGGATAATAGTAAATCAGCAAGTACTCCCGATCCGGTCCTAGAAATGAATGCTTTTGTTCCTGGAAAGCAAATTGAAAAGGTTGTAGTCTTTTATACAGATAAAACTTTTAGAGAATACAATCCTTCTTAA
- a CDS encoding sigma-70 family RNA polymerase sigma factor — translation MTTIEFNNTIVNLEEQLKVYAYKLTSNREDALDLFQETVLKAFVNKTKLNHNNLKAWLYTIMKNLFINAYRKKIKQREWLARETNSNLGRVNVSVETPHSQQNYKDILKELDRLDDYLKAPFKMFLEGFKYKEIAEQSNLPIGTIKSRIFQGRKILAQQLVDYA, via the coding sequence ATGACTACAATAGAATTTAACAATACTATCGTTAATTTAGAAGAGCAACTTAAAGTATATGCATACAAATTAACAAGTAATAGGGAAGATGCCTTAGATCTTTTTCAGGAAACGGTTTTAAAAGCATTTGTTAACAAGACAAAATTAAATCATAATAATTTGAAAGCCTGGCTTTATACTATTATGAAAAATTTGTTTATTAATGCATACAGGAAAAAAATAAAGCAAAGAGAATGGCTTGCTAGGGAAACTAATAGTAATCTTGGTCGTGTTAATGTGAGTGTTGAAACTCCTCATTCTCAGCAAAACTATAAGGATATATTAAAGGAATTGGATCGTTTGGATGATTATCTTAAAGCTCCTTTTAAAATGTTTTTAGAAGGCTTTAAATATAAAGAAATAGCGGAACAGTCGAACTTACCAATTGGTACCATTAAAAGCCGAATTTTCCAGGGACGTAAAATACTAGCTCAACAATTAGTTGACTATGCATAA
- a CDS encoding fasciclin domain-containing protein, with protein MKFRNYKFSLGLILLLLASTISFSCEDDDEDLPQPMPMEENIVDIVVGNNDFSILAAALKKADLVGALNGNGPFTVFGPTNAAFQQLFTDLGVTGLDDLSAEALTPILLYHVLGFEAMSNSLTDGYVETLSTYTPGDFPINLLVNLDNGVQLNSSTNVTSADVMASNGVIHIIDNVLLPPDVVDIAIANASFTHLVDAVVKADLAGALKAEGPFTIFAPTDAAFESLFDELGINGIEDLTAEDLVPILTYHVVSGNVRAADVSTGSVPSLNTEADIAIDADGSGVVLNGSSNVIAVDVQGTNGVVHVIDKVLIPNAEEEQQSIADIASANSDFTSLVAALDKAELVETLDGEGSFTVFAPTNQAFQDLFTDLGVSGIDDVSAEDLTQILLYHVLASKVMAADINLGYVETLATNSPDMDPVSLYLNNEDGVYLNKETMVTTADIEAFNGVIHIIDKVLLPPNVVEIAIANASFEHLVAAVVKADLAGTLSGDGPFTIFAPTDDAFEALFEELGVNGIDDLSAETLTPILLYHVVSGNVRAEDVSTGMVPTLNETNDLNIDTSSGVVINTNTNVVATDVQGTNGVIHVIDKVLLPE; from the coding sequence TGGAAGAAAATATCGTAGATATTGTTGTAGGTAACAATGACTTTTCAATTCTTGCGGCTGCTTTAAAAAAGGCAGATTTAGTAGGAGCGCTAAATGGAAATGGTCCATTTACTGTTTTTGGTCCTACAAATGCAGCTTTCCAGCAATTATTTACAGATCTTGGAGTTACTGGTTTAGATGATTTAAGTGCCGAGGCTCTTACTCCAATTCTACTATACCATGTATTGGGATTTGAAGCAATGTCAAACTCACTTACCGATGGTTATGTGGAAACTTTGAGTACTTACACACCTGGTGATTTTCCAATTAATTTATTAGTTAATCTTGATAATGGAGTACAGCTTAATTCAAGTACCAATGTTACTTCAGCCGATGTTATGGCAAGCAATGGTGTAATTCATATTATTGATAATGTATTACTTCCACCTGATGTTGTTGATATAGCAATTGCTAATGCTTCATTCACTCACCTTGTTGATGCTGTTGTGAAAGCAGACCTTGCAGGTGCTTTGAAAGCAGAAGGACCTTTTACAATTTTTGCTCCAACAGATGCAGCTTTCGAAAGCTTATTCGATGAGTTAGGTATTAATGGAATTGAGGATTTAACAGCCGAAGATTTAGTGCCAATTCTTACTTACCATGTTGTATCGGGTAATGTACGTGCTGCAGACGTAAGCACAGGAAGTGTTCCAAGCTTAAATACCGAAGCTGATATTGCTATAGATGCTGATGGAAGTGGTGTTGTGTTGAATGGTTCCAGTAATGTAATTGCTGTTGATGTTCAGGGAACAAATGGTGTTGTTCATGTTATTGATAAAGTATTAATTCCTAATGCAGAGGAAGAGCAACAGTCTATTGCAGATATTGCATCAGCGAATAGCGATTTTACAAGTCTTGTTGCTGCTTTAGATAAAGCCGAACTGGTTGAAACTCTTGACGGAGAAGGAAGCTTTACTGTTTTTGCTCCAACCAATCAGGCATTTCAAGATTTATTTACAGACTTGGGAGTATCGGGTATAGACGATGTATCAGCCGAAGATCTTACTCAAATTCTACTTTATCATGTATTGGCTTCGAAAGTTATGGCTGCCGATATCAATCTAGGTTACGTAGAAACTTTAGCAACCAACAGTCCTGATATGGATCCTGTAAGCCTTTATTTAAATAATGAAGATGGTGTTTACTTAAACAAAGAAACAATGGTAACCACTGCTGATATTGAGGCTTTTAATGGAGTTATTCACATTATTGATAAAGTTCTTTTACCTCCTAATGTTGTGGAAATTGCAATAGCAAATGCTAGTTTTGAGCATCTTGTTGCAGCAGTAGTTAAAGCCGATTTGGCAGGAACTTTAAGTGGTGATGGTCCATTTACAATATTTGCGCCAACCGATGATGCTTTTGAAGCATTATTTGAAGAGCTTGGTGTTAATGGAATCGATGATTTAAGTGCAGAAACTTTAACTCCAATATTACTTTATCATGTAGTATCAGGAAATGTTAGAGCTGAAGATGTATCAACTGGTATGGTTCCAACTCTGAACGAAACGAATGATCTTAATATAGATACAAGTTCAGGTGTAGTTATTAATACCAACACAAACGTAGTAGCTACTGATGTTCAGGGTACAAACGGTGTTATTCATGTAATCGATAAGGTATTATTACCTGAATAA
- the cbiB gene encoding adenosylcobinamide-phosphate synthase CbiB, whose protein sequence is MEQIKLIILPLIIGYILDLILGDPRNLPHPIIGFGNTIAYFDKSLNKGKYRLLKGCFMAFSLALIVYFLFFYLCRFLLEINEIGFIAFTSIFVFYGLANKSLLQEGIEVFNHLNSRGLEAGRKRLSWIVGRDTSELSAKEIRLAVFETLSENLSDGVVAPLFYYAIGGVPAMMCYKMINTMDSMIGYKNEKYILFGRFAARMDDIANFIPSRITAILMACVSLSFRSLQFIFKYGKAHISPNAGYPEAALAGILNCRFGGAHNYGGKSVNKPFIGKHDRDIKDSEIKRIVYINHSVCLLSILIIIAINFPFHKLL, encoded by the coding sequence ATGGAGCAAATTAAATTAATTATACTTCCTCTTATAATTGGCTATATTTTAGATCTAATTTTAGGAGACCCAAGAAATCTTCCTCACCCTATTATTGGTTTTGGAAATACGATTGCTTATTTCGATAAATCTTTAAACAAAGGAAAGTATCGCTTGTTGAAAGGATGTTTTATGGCTTTTTCCCTAGCACTTATTGTTTATTTTCTATTTTTCTATTTATGTAGATTTTTACTCGAAATAAACGAGATCGGATTTATCGCATTTACCAGTATATTTGTTTTTTACGGACTTGCAAATAAAAGCCTTTTACAGGAAGGAATTGAGGTGTTTAATCATTTAAACAGCAGGGGATTAGAGGCTGGAAGAAAACGATTATCATGGATTGTAGGGCGTGATACATCAGAATTGTCTGCTAAAGAAATTCGCTTGGCTGTTTTTGAAACATTATCCGAAAATTTATCGGATGGTGTTGTGGCTCCCTTATTTTATTATGCTATAGGTGGTGTTCCGGCTATGATGTGTTATAAAATGATTAATACAATGGATTCGATGATTGGCTATAAAAACGAAAAGTATATTTTGTTTGGACGGTTTGCTGCGCGAATGGACGATATTGCTAATTTTATTCCTTCTAGAATTACTGCTATTTTAATGGCTTGTGTTAGTTTAAGTTTTCGATCGTTGCAATTTATTTTTAAATATGGGAAAGCTCATATAAGTCCTAATGCTGGCTATCCCGAAGCTGCTTTGGCTGGAATTTTAAATTGTAGGTTTGGCGGAGCTCATAATTATGGAGGCAAAAGTGTAAATAAACCCTTTATAGGCAAGCACGATCGCGACATAAAAGATTCCGAAATTAAACGTATTGTCTATATTAATCATTCTGTTTGTTTGCTAAGTATTCTCATTATTATAGCTATCAATTTTCCTTTTCATAAACTGTTATAA
- a CDS encoding dihydroorotate dehydrogenase, protein MVNLEVKLKDLSLKNPVMTASGTFGFGEEFEDFIDLSNLGGIIVKGTTRHHREGNPYPRMAETSSGMLNAVGLQNKGVENFCKDIYPRIKHYNTNILVNVSGSAIEDYVETAAMINELEQIPAIELNISCPNVKEGGMAFGTSCASAASVIKEVRKVYKKHLMVKLSPNVTDIAEIAKAAENEGADSLSLINTLLGMAINAETREPMLSTITGGLSGPCIKPVALRMVWQVFNAVKLPIVGLGGIMNAKDAIEFMLAGATAIQIGTANFIDPQTSVKVVKGIEEYMSRHNIQNVNELIGGMKFQ, encoded by the coding sequence ATGGTAAATTTAGAAGTAAAACTTAAAGATCTAAGCTTAAAAAATCCGGTAATGACCGCTTCTGGAACCTTTGGTTTTGGTGAAGAATTCGAGGATTTTATTGATTTAAGCAATTTAGGCGGTATTATTGTAAAAGGTACTACCAGACATCATCGCGAAGGAAACCCTTATCCTCGTATGGCCGAAACATCTTCTGGTATGCTAAATGCAGTTGGCTTACAAAATAAAGGTGTAGAAAATTTTTGTAAGGATATTTACCCAAGAATAAAGCACTATAATACCAATATTTTAGTAAATGTTTCGGGATCTGCCATTGAGGATTATGTCGAAACTGCTGCTATGATTAATGAATTAGAACAGATTCCAGCCATTGAGCTGAATATATCATGCCCTAATGTAAAAGAAGGTGGTATGGCTTTTGGAACAAGCTGTGCTTCGGCTGCTTCGGTCATTAAAGAGGTTCGAAAAGTATATAAAAAGCACTTAATGGTAAAATTATCTCCTAATGTTACTGATATTGCAGAGATAGCCAAAGCTGCTGAAAATGAAGGTGCCGATTCTTTATCTTTAATTAATACCCTATTGGGTATGGCCATTAATGCTGAAACAAGAGAACCTATGTTATCAACCATTACTGGTGGATTATCGGGGCCTTGCATAAAGCCAGTAGCTTTGCGTATGGTTTGGCAAGTGTTTAATGCTGTTAAACTTCCTATTGTTGGATTGGGAGGTATAATGAATGCTAAAGATGCAATTGAGTTTATGCTTGCTGGTGCTACAGCTATTCAAATAGGAACGGCTAATTTTATCGATCCTCAAACTTCTGTTAAGGTGGTTAAGGGCATAGAGGAATATATGAGTAGGCATAACATTCAGAATGTGAATGAGTTAATTGGAGGAATGAAGTTTCAGTAA
- a CDS encoding BPL-N domain-containing protein, with product MNKSIYYILFITLLLFSIISCKRVETKSESSLKVGVYNKNGDSPWCIVDAMEALKIDPYINCEIISASTIMSENILDFDAIVFPGGSGRSETQSLGEIGMDRIVELTRDKGIAIVGICAGAYIMSNTPDYPCLKLNGFKAIDIEHDHRGHGLAKFSLNANGKKIFPELKNRDISFCQYYEGPVLVPANDSLNNMEISTMLSDIHTVEGSPANMTNNRPFIVCADYGKARLASFVGHPECTPGMRWMLPRIVRWSTNSKLISYPNSVVRPNFFKNEIIYTEDIQELQSKYYSNLSGNKEEKLEAIDKIIELACWSSKKWIPGMLRDKDADVRSKASDAIVLLERTDAIPDLEVALENEKNNDCKKQIEENLQKLKLILGKNRK from the coding sequence ATGAACAAATCTATTTATTATATCTTATTTATTACTCTTTTATTATTTAGTATAATTTCCTGTAAAAGAGTTGAAACTAAATCGGAAAGTAGTTTAAAAGTTGGTGTTTATAATAAGAATGGTGATAGTCCCTGGTGTATTGTCGATGCTATGGAAGCTCTGAAAATTGATCCATATATCAACTGCGAAATTATTTCTGCCAGCACTATTATGTCTGAGAATATTTTAGATTTTGATGCCATAGTTTTTCCCGGAGGAAGTGGAAGAAGTGAAACACAGAGCCTAGGCGAAATTGGAATGGATCGAATTGTAGAATTAACTAGAGATAAGGGAATTGCTATTGTTGGTATTTGTGCAGGTGCCTATATAATGTCAAATACTCCTGATTATCCGTGCTTAAAGCTTAATGGTTTTAAAGCTATTGATATTGAACACGATCATCGTGGACATGGTTTGGCAAAATTTTCATTAAATGCGAATGGTAAGAAAATTTTTCCTGAATTAAAAAATCGTGATATTTCATTCTGCCAATATTATGAAGGTCCTGTTTTAGTACCTGCAAACGATTCTCTTAATAATATGGAAATAAGCACTATGTTGTCTGATATACATACCGTTGAAGGAAGTCCTGCAAACATGACAAACAACCGACCTTTTATTGTTTGTGCCGATTATGGAAAAGCCAGACTTGCTTCTTTTGTTGGACACCCAGAATGTACTCCTGGAATGAGATGGATGTTGCCTCGAATTGTTCGTTGGAGTACAAATTCGAAATTAATTTCTTATCCCAACTCTGTTGTGCGCCCTAATTTCTTCAAAAATGAAATTATATATACCGAAGACATTCAAGAACTTCAATCGAAATATTACTCAAATTTATCGGGTAATAAAGAGGAAAAATTAGAAGCTATTGATAAAATTATTGAATTGGCTTGTTGGTCGTCTAAAAAATGGATTCCAGGAATGCTTCGCGATAAAGATGCTGATGTTAGAAGTAAAGCCTCCGATGCAATTGTATTACTGGAAAGAACCGATGCTATTCCAGATTTAGAAGTTGCTTTAGAAAATGAAAAAAACAATGATTGCAAAAAGCAAATTGAGGAAAATCTGCAAAAACTGAAATTAATTCTTGGGAAAAATAGAAAATAA
- a CDS encoding dihydroorotate dehydrogenase electron transfer subunit — protein MKKLVQDFKVLRKEELNEDHFVLDVMALEPLPKIYPGQFVNVLLKNSNSAFLRRPLSIHFVDYERNVIKLYIKKVGEGTKKLGELVEGDTLNIIFPLGNQYSIPKNSKTLLVGGGCGVAPLLYLAKYLKDAGNKVTTVLGVRSAKDVLEIDAYKAYGEVFTTTEDGTYGEKGYPTQHSILEKENFDYVFTCGPEPMMKAVAAYAKKKDIFCEVSLENTMACGFGACLCCVTETTTGNKCTCTEGPVFNINDLKW, from the coding sequence ATGAAAAAATTAGTACAAGACTTTAAAGTACTACGTAAAGAAGAACTAAACGAAGACCATTTTGTGTTGGATGTAATGGCCTTAGAGCCTCTTCCTAAGATATATCCGGGACAGTTTGTAAACGTTTTGCTTAAAAATTCCAATTCTGCCTTCTTAAGAAGACCTTTATCAATCCATTTTGTTGATTATGAACGCAATGTAATAAAGCTTTACATTAAAAAAGTTGGGGAAGGCACGAAAAAATTGGGAGAACTCGTAGAAGGTGATACCCTAAACATCATTTTTCCTCTCGGAAATCAATATTCTATTCCTAAAAACTCTAAAACATTGCTTGTTGGTGGTGGATGCGGAGTTGCTCCTTTGCTTTATTTGGCAAAATACTTAAAAGATGCTGGCAATAAAGTGACTACAGTTTTAGGAGTAAGATCTGCTAAAGATGTTTTAGAAATAGACGCTTATAAGGCTTATGGAGAGGTTTTTACTACCACCGAAGATGGTACTTATGGCGAAAAAGGATATCCTACCCAGCATTCTATTCTTGAAAAAGAAAATTTTGATTATGTTTTTACTTGCGGACCAGAACCAATGATGAAAGCTGTTGCTGCTTATGCTAAAAAGAAAGATATATTTTGTGAAGTATCTCTCGAAAATACTATGGCTTGCGGTTTTGGGGCTTGTTTGTGTTGCGTTACAGAAACTACTACGGGAAATAAATGTACTTGTACCGAAGGACCGGTATTCAATATAAATGATCTGAAATGGTAA